The Trichoderma breve strain T069 chromosome 2, whole genome shotgun sequence DNA segment TGACCAGCGGCATGCAGCCAAACATCTTTGTCAGGTCGTTCAAGCACTTGCTTCGGGCCTCGAGGTGGCCAGGCTTCTTGCTGATGCCCTGAGCCGGCTCGTAGTTGACATACTTGTCGCGGCCCTTGACCAGAAGGGGTCCGGTGCCGGTGAGATACGACACGACATAGTTGAGGGCAATGTCCTCGCAATTGAAGTGGTCGTCGACATAATCACGGACCTTTTGCATGACCGTGTTGTTGGACGAGTAGTAGTCGAGGAAGGACATGTGGGAGAAGCACAGGTTTGTGATGATCATGGAGTAGACATCCTGGTTGCTGTCCTTGGAGCAGAAGCCGTAGCCCCAGTTGCCCTCGGCGTCTGGGGTTGCACAACGCGGAAGAGCTCCCGTCAATCGATGCTGACCAAACTTGCGCCACGTCTGAAAGGCAAACTCGAGGTCCTGCGGCTTATAGTATACATCGTCGTCCGAAAGCAACACGGCCTGGGTCTTGAAGTCCGGATCCGGCAGGAGCTTCATGTTGAGGCTGTTGCGCTCCGACACCCTGTAACGCACGGGCACGCCCGTCTCGGACTTGAAGTTGCCGGGGGGCTTCTCCTCGAGGTTGTTCCAGATGATGACAATCTCGTGCAGCGAGGCAATCTTCTCGGACAGGATAACGCGAAGCGTCTCGTCGAGCTCCTTGGGCCGCTTATAAGTCTGCATCGCGATTCTAAACAAAAAGAACAACGGTTAGCATTTCAATTGCAAACAGACAACCGGACTCGCTGAGCTGTCCCAATGACGGCATCAACGTCACACAAAATGCTCCCCGCAAACTTACGTGAACTTGTCATCCATCAATTTGTCATATTTCTGCTGCGCTGCCTTCCACTGCTTGAGGGGCTCGGTAATGTTCCTGTCGCATTTTTCATAATGCTCCGGCTCGTGAGATCCCGAGAATCCGGGGATGTTGGGCAGCTTGGACATGTCGATGTCGGGCAGCTTGACGTCTGGCAGCTTCAAGTCGTTGAGCTTCGCGGGCGGCCCGAGCCGGACAAGAATGACAATGACGCTGGCCAGAACAAAAGCAGCGGCCACGAGAGTCACGACCCGTCGAGCCGCCAGAGCCCGCAGGCCGGCAATGTACTTGGCCACCATGGTAGAATCTCGCGAGGTCTGGCAAGCGACGAGAAATTGGTGATGCCGCGTCAAGGAGAGTCGGAATATCGGAATACGAGGATTTCGATTCCTTCGGTTCGTTTGATGCGCTGCAAACCTAAAGGGGCGCAGTCTTCAGGAGAATCACGTGATGATCGTCTTTGGCTATCTGACGCGATCGGCGGCCCCTGTTTTTGCCTGTTTTGGCATTTCCTGCGACGCAAACAGCAAAGTCACCAAAAATTGTTCAAGTCGCCCAATTCATTGTTTCTGACGCattccatggctgctgcaacGCCTACCCGGGAGACGCTCAACAGGGTGCAGAGAAAATAATGAAAACTTCCATGCTGTAGAAGTCGTGATGTGACGACATGTTACTAGCAGTAGTGCTCTTCCCTTTCATTGGCGGCCGGCTGCATGATCAGCAGCAATGTCTCAGAAGTGCTGCACCGATCTGTTACACAACGCCTTAGCCAATGGTAGCAATGCACCGTCTCAAGCCAAGAAACGAGTTTGCAGGAGACGGAGAAACGATTGGAGAAAAAGCCCGACAACGGCTTCGAGCCATTGCCAAGCTTTAACTAGCAACTTAGACTCTGAAAGCCTTTCGTGGCCACAGAGAGTTGAGGTCCAACCTCCTCGTCCATATAATGTAAGCTGGTGGTAGACAGTCGACTCTCGTCTAGAACATGGAGAACCTTAGCCAGCATTGCCATTGCAGCCTTTCATCCAGCAGTTGCCTCAAAGCATTGCTACGAAAGCCCGGTATACAAATACTGGAGGAGACATCTCGAGTAGGCGAGGGGGCCTCGGCCCACAAGTAAGAAAAATATAGCTGCTTCTAGCACCACAGTCCGACACGGCGAGACACAGTCAGATTCTCCAGTTTAGTCGTGAGTATCATCTAGACGCCACCATATGGAGCATAATTTGGCCGCGTTTGTCCCCATTGGCAACGTAAATACAGTGCATAGACGGGAAGGGACTGGCCGGCGTACTCGGGGGGACGGCTGATCAACAGCAGAAGGCCTGTCAAACTGAGAAAATTCTTTCACTAGATAACCTCGGTTGCCATGGTCGCGCGACACACTGCCATCAAAGAACAATTGTTCATGCCGCCTTGCATGATTTAGTGAGAACAAGCAACAAGCGAACCCATTTGCAATGACACCTCAAAAGGCGATCGCACAACAGATTCGGGTGAGAGCGCCGAGATTGCGTACAATCAGCCCGTCTCTGTGTCGGCCAACAAAGGCCCCTGCATGGCTTTTTACGCAATTGCgcctacatgtatgtaacTAGCAACCTCCCGCCGAGTCTACAGCAGGAGTTGAGAttccgctgcttcttccGAGATGAAAAACGGGGGTTCAGAGGGCGGGCTAGTGAAGAAGCAGACAAGCCGCGGGCTTCTTCCACGTGTAAATCGACGAGGAAACGCCAGTAGCAGAACCAGAGCGCGCTGCATAACCAGGCCTGCCAGGTTGCATTGCTAGCTTCCGAGGGCTGTGACAAGGGGCCCCCTCCAGATTGTCTCGCAATGCTTCCCTGCATCGCATAGGGCTCTAGAAAACCCACCCGCCACCCTGTAAGCATGGAGACATATCTGACTTGTTCACTGATTCTCGGCGTCAAGAGCAGGGCACGGACGCCCAGGCCAGATCTGCTAGACTCCCTGTAGGTAGGCTTCGATTTGCTACTGTAtgtgctgtactcgtactctaCTGCGGACATGTGCTTTTGCAGGGGAAGAAACGCCGTGCCGCCTATGTTGTTTTAACGAGCCACGGCTTGCAGGCAGGCGGAGCGGGCTTGCGCGTAGAAGACGGAGCGTCGATGGATTCGGCATCGACTGCGCTCTTGCAGCCACTGGACTCTTGGGAAAGCTGCAGCCGGATGCCCAGCTAGGAAGGCAAGCCAGTTCGTGCCATGCCCCATTCCGCGAGGGACGGCACAAACCCTCTCAAAGACACAAACTTGGTGAGTTGTGGCTGGCGGTAAAATGTGTTAGTAGCTTGGCTTGATTTCACACACTCACATGTCGACGCCTCCTTAGTCTAATGGGCCGTGAAGCCAGAGCTAGCACTGGGTAAATTCGAGATAGGTGAAATGCTAATTCAAATCACAGCGATGGCACATGAAAAAAGACGGAATCACACCCCACAACCCGATCCATGTCAGCAAAAAGGGCGTCGtggagaggcgagagaggcgATGCTGCTTGGGGCCCCGAGGTGAAGCAAAGTCTGCAAAAGGGGGCGAAGCGGGCGTTGGTAAATTGGACGGCCAAGAAGTTCTCTCGGTGCAATGTTTGTTCCCGCTTCAGTCTTGTCAATGTGAAACTCGGTacggcagcttcagcttggcGACACCCATGTACTG contains these protein-coding regions:
- a CDS encoding glycosyl transferase family 64 domain-containing protein; this encodes MVAKYIAGLRALAARRVVTLVAAAFVLASVIVILVRLGPPAKLNDLKLPDVKLPDIDMSKLPNIPGFSGSHEPEHYEKCDRNITEPLKQWKAAQQKYDKLMDDKFTIAMQTYKRPKELDETLRVILSEKIASLHEIVIIWNNLEEKPPGNFKSETGVPVRYRVSERNSLNMKLLPDPDFKTQAVLLSDDDVYYKPQDLEFAFQTWRKFGQHRLTGALPRCATPDAEGNWGYGFCSKDSNQDVYSMIITNLCFSHMSFLDYYSSNNTVMQKVRDYVDDHFNCEDIALNYVVSYLTGTGPLLVKGRDKYVNYEPAQGISKKPGHLEARSKCLNDLTKMFGCMPLVNETAHIERGVIVL